From a region of the Lactuca sativa cultivar Salinas chromosome 4, Lsat_Salinas_v11, whole genome shotgun sequence genome:
- the LOC111878875 gene encoding glyceraldehyde-3-phosphate dehydrogenase, cytosolic produces the protein MGGKIKIGINGFGRIGRLVARVALQRDDVELVAVNDPFISVEYMTYMFKYDSVHGQWKHHELKVKDDKTLLFGEKPVAVFGSRNPEEIPWAQTGAEYVVESTGVFTDKDKAAAHLKGGAKKVIISAPSKDAPMFVVGVNEKEYKSDLHIVSNASCTTNCLAPLAKVINDRFGIVEGLMTTVHSITATQKTVDGPSAKDWRGGRAASFNIIPSSTGAAKAVGKVLPSLNGKLTGMSFRVPTVDVSVVDLTVRLEKSATYDEIKAAIKEESEGKMKGILGYTEDDVVSTDFVGDNRSSIFDAKAGIALNNNFVKLVSWYDNEWGYSSRVVDLIVHMASVE, from the exons ATGG GCGGCAAGATCAAGATCGGAATCAACG GATTCGGAAGAATCGGTCGATTGGTGGCTAGAGTAGCTTTGCAGAGAGACGATGTTGAACTTGTTGCTGTTAACGATCCATTTATCTCTGTGGAGTACATG ACATACATGTTTAAGTATGACAGTGTTCATGGTCAATGGAAGCATCATGAACTCAAGGTTAAGGACGACAAAACCCTTCTTTTCGGCGAGAAACCCGTCGCTGTTTTTGGTTCAAG GAACCCAGAAGAGATCCCATGGGCCCAGACCGGAGCTGAGTACGTCGTGGAATCCACCGGAGTTTTTACCGACAAGGACAAAGCCGCTGCTCACTTGAAG GGAGGTGCTAAGAAGGTCATCATCTCTGCCCCCAGTAAGGATGCTCCCATGTTTGTTGTTGGTGTGAACGAGAAGGAATACAAATCAGACCTTCACATCGTTTCAAACGCCAGTTGCACCACTAACTGCCTTGCCCCTCTGGCCAAGGTTATAAATGACAGATTTGGAATTGTTGAGGGTCTTATGACCACCGTTCACTCCATCACTG CTACACAGAAGACTGTTGATGGACCATCTGCTAAGGACTGGAGAGGTGGAAGAGCTGCTTCATTCAACATCATTCCCAGCAGCACTGGTGCTGCtaag GCTGTAGGGAAAGTCCTCCCTTCATTGAACGGGAAGTTGACCGGAATGTCTTTCCGTGTCCCAACTGTTGATGTCTCTGTTGTTGATCTGACTGTTCGATTGGAAAAATCTGCAACTTATGATGAGATCAAAGCTGCTATCAA GGAGGAATCTGAAGGAAAGATGAAGGGGATCTTGGGTTACACTGAAGATGATGTGGTGTCCACAGACTTTGTGGGTGACAAcag GTCGAGCATATTTGATGCAAAGGCTGGAATTGCACTGAATAACAATTTTGTGAAGTTGGTTTCGTGGTATGACAACGAGTGGGGTTACAG TTCCCGTGTTGTTGATCTGATTGTTCACATGGCATCTGTGGAGTAA